The region GGACCTCCCCGATCGGTCGTCTCTACCAGTAGTAGTCCAGCATCGCAGTGAACAGAAGCACCGAGTGTGCACAAAGCCCTCAACCGTCACCGCTCCACCCGATCGGGCGGTTCGGCGCACCGTCGGGCGGGTGACGGTCGTTGAGAGTGGCCGCGAATGGCAGGATCGCGGGATGGCCACGCTGCTGATCGTCCACCACACGCCCTCTCCTACCCTTCAGGCGATGTTCGAGGCCGTCCTCGCGGGCGCGACCGACGACCAGATCGAAGGCGTGACCGTGGTGCGGCGCCCGGCCCTGGCCGCCACGGCGGTGGACGTCCTGAATGCCGACGCGGTGATCGTGGGGACGCCGGCGAACATCGGCTACATGAGCGGCGCCCTGAAACACTTCTTCGACCAGGTCTACTACCCGTGCCTGGACGCGACGAAGAAGCTCCCGTACGCCGCTTACGTCCACGGCAACAACGACACCGCCGGCGCGCTGCGGGCGATCGAGTCGATCGCCGGCGGCATGGGGTGGGAGCGGGTGTTCCGGCCGGTGACGGTGACCGGGGAGGCTTCGAAGGCTGATCTGGAGGCGTGCTGGGAGTTGGGGGCGACGGTCGCGGCGGGGCTGATGGAGTGAGCGGGGGAGCCCGTCGGCGCCGCTAGCGCCACATCGCGATGGGCCGGTGGTCGTCGCCGGTGCCATCCACGGCTACCTGCACGTAATCGCCGTCGACGACGAACAGGCCGCCGCCGCCCCACCCGAACCTGTTGTCGCCGGAGATGACGTAGGCCATCGTGACGCGTCCCGTGCCCGGGTCCAGCCGGACGATCCGCGGACGGTCCCAGCCCGGCGTGGCGACGTACAGTCCGTCCGGCTGAAGGTCCGTCGCCACTGGATTCGAGGACGTCCACTGCCCGTCCTCGCTGTCCGCCGCGTTCTGCCAGACGCGCTGTCCGTCCGCCAGCGAGAACGCGGCCATCTGGTCGTTGCCGCCGGCGAGCGTCACCGGAGTGATCAGAAGGCCGTCCGTGACCACGGCGCGCGGGGCCGGTGCGTTCTGGAGCTGAGCGGCCGTGGGCTCGACGACCACGATGTCCTCGTCCGGCTGGGCGGTCGGGATCGCAGTACGTTGACGGCCCTGCGCGTCGTAGGAGACGACGAGGTCCACGGGCCGCGACGCCTGATCGGACACGTGCACGACCGCGGGATCCACGGACAGCACCTCCCGCGCGTTCAAGGTGCCCGGAACCGACAGCTTCGCCTCCCAGCGGACGGCTCCGGTCCCCGCGTCGAGCGCGACCGTCTCCCCGCCGGAGCCGCAGCCTTCGATGGTCAGCACCAGGCTCGCATCAGCCGCCACCGCGTCCTCGGCACAGGAATCCGTCGCCGTGCTGCGCCAGCGCGGCGTCCCGTCGCGGAGCGAGACGGCCCGGATCCCGTGGTCCTCCCTCAGGAAGGCGGCATCCCCGGCGACGGCGATGTCGTCGGAGTACGTCGTGAGGAGGTCGGAGAACGCTGAGGCTTCACGGTCGACGGTCCACAGCTGCCTGCCGGTCTGCAGATCGATGCCCGCGACCTCCGTGCACGGCTGCCCGTCGGCCCGATAGGCGACCAGTCCGATGTGCTCGGACACGGTGCGGCTGACGGCGCACACGGTGTCTTGGCCGGGGATCGGGAAGGTCCATTCGACGTGTCCGTCACCGGCGGCGTAGGCGATGACCGCGTCGGTCCGTACACGGACGACCGTCTGGCCGTCCGCCCAGGCGCCCACCGCGGAGACCGTCGACGGCCGGTCCGGCGCGGCGGCCCACCGGACATGCGGCACGTGCAGGCCGCCGATCGAAAGGCTGGCCTCGCCGGTCCGCTGCCAGTGATAGACGAACACGCCGGGGAGCATGCCGATGACGGCACCGGCGGCGAGGATCGCGAAGGGGAGCCTCTTGCGCAAGCTAGTCGGCCACCACTTCACGGCAGCCGACAAGAGGGCGCCGATCACGAAGAACGGGCCGATGGCCAGGAAGAAGATCGACGGGAACCCGGGCGACAAGGCGCACCCCGACTTCGGCCCCCGAGCGTGGCACGCGCCGATATGCGGCCCGGAGACCGCGGCATGCCAGCCGAGGATGTTCATCGCCACAGCGAAGCCGATCGCCAGGCCGGCAGCCAGTAAGAGGGCGGCCCCGGCCGACCGCCGCCGGTCGCGCGTCGTCGATTCCCCCGGCCCCGCGAGGTCTCCCTGTGATGCCTGCGATGACTGCGATGACTGCGATGCCTTGCCCTGAACCTGCTTCCCCATGAGCCCCGTCCCCCGACCACTCGAGTTCTGACGCAGCTCAGAGTAGACCGCGCCGCCGTCGGGACCGACGGCGGCGCAGCCCCGAAAAGCGGTCCCTACAGCTGGTAGAAGTCGCTGTAGTGGTCCGGCGAGTACCACACCTCCCCGGTGTCCATGTCCACGACGATCCGCACCGCGTCGCGGTGCGCGCCGCACGCACGCGGGTTGACGTCGAACTCCTGGAAGCTGTCGCCGGCGGGCAGCTGGCCGTCGTCGTTGTAGTAGGTGCCGCCGGCGTAGTTGCACTCGCCGTTCGGCCAGTCGTACCAGCCGCGCGAGCTCGGGTAGTTCATGGACTGCCAGGTCGAGTTCGCCGAGGCCGCGGCGGCGCAGCCGCTGACGTTGCACGAGCTGTACACGGTCGCGTTGGCGGCGGGGCTGGCGATGACGGTGACGGTGAGGGCGGACGCGGTGGCGGCGACGGCCACGGCGAGGCGTTTCGTCCAGGACAGGCCAAGGCGGCGCTGGGTCGACATGGAACCTCCAGTCGTGGGGAAGGTGGTCACCGACACCATGACGCCGATTCGGGGTCTTCGCTACAGGGCAATCCCTGAACATCGGGCCCTGATGCAAAGATTCACCCATCAGGGGCCGGATACGTTCCATGCACGTCGCCGGGCGTTTGCCGAAGGTCTTTGATCGGATACAGAGCGCTACTTCAGGCTCGGCTTCGCAGCCTTCCAGGCCTTGCGCACCCGCTTGTCGAAGTCCCGCGAATCGCAGCGCACCAGCCCGATCAGCACCCCGTAGGTGAACGCGTTCTCTCCGGCCTGGTGCGCGCCGGCGGCCAGGTCGGTGAGCGCCGAGGCGGCGACCACCCGGTCGTGCTCCTCGCCGAGCACATCCTGTAGCGCCTTGATCGGCTTGGCGCCAGGCAGCCCCATCGCGTCGGCGGCGTAGCGGGCCCGGCGTGCGGCCTTGCGCGCGTCGTGCATCGCGGTGTCCCGTTCGGCGCCGTGCGGCATCGGCAGTGCCGCGCGCATCCGCTTGCGGACCCGCCGGTGCAGGTGCGACAGGTCGGGGTCCTTGCCGGGCTTCGCCGATGCGAAGTACGCCTCGAGGTTCCTCAGGAGCCTGCGATAGCGCGGCGAGTCCAGGGCCTCGGTCACGAGTCCGAGTGCTGATTCCCGCTCCAGCGCGAAGACCGCCTCGACCCGCTCCCGCACCGGGCCCTGGACGTACTCCGGCGGCGTGCGCTCCAGCAGGTCCAGCACCCGCTCGGCCAGCACCTCGGCCTCGCGCGCGGGCCCGAGCGCGTCGCCGAGCCAGCCCAGCTCCTCCACCAGGGCCAGGCGTTTCTTCTCGCCGGGCAGCACGTCCTGGAACGTCCGCAGGTTCGCGCGCAGCGTCCGGGCCGCGACCCGCATTTTGTGCACGGCGTCGTGCCGGTCGTCGCGGACGTCCGGTTCCAGCGTGGCCAGCGCGCCGGCCTGGGCGCGCAGCGATGTCAGCAGGCTCATGTGGTGAATCCCATGTGCACGTGGTCGTGATGGGTCGGGTCGCTGAAGAACTGCGGGCCCGACAGCTGCCGGGGCCCGCCGACGTTGTACGAGCCGAGCGCGGCCGCCCGGCGCATGAGGTTGTCAACGAGGGCGGTCGGCGTCGCGGGGTCCACGACAGCGTGTCCGTCAATGCGCCAGACGTCAACCGCCCGGCCGCGCGGATGGTCGGACAGGCGGTTGGTGCCGAAGACGTAGATCGGGTGGCCGGAGCGCACCACGCTCACCATCAGCTCGTGCTCCTGCGACAGCTCCAGCAGCACGTTCAGGACGCTGTCGTGCACCTGGCCGCTGCGCACGTCGGCCAGGCCGGCCGGCGGCAGGCTCACACGGGAGGAGGCGAGCAGGGCCTTCGCGGCGGCGGTGGGGGTCGTGGTCGGCGGTCCCGGCTGCGAGGGGTTCACCTGCGTCACCTTCCACTGCGGACTCGCCTGCACCAGGCGCACGTCGTAGGTGGCGACGCTGGTGACGACCAGGACGCTCGCCGAGGTGTCGAGCAGGCCGCCGTACTGCGCGTC is a window of Catenulispora sp. MAP5-51 DNA encoding:
- a CDS encoding flavodoxin family protein, yielding MATLLIVHHTPSPTLQAMFEAVLAGATDDQIEGVTVVRRPALAATAVDVLNADAVIVGTPANIGYMSGALKHFFDQVYYPCLDATKKLPYAAYVHGNNDTAGALRAIESIAGGMGWERVFRPVTVTGEASKADLEACWELGATVAAGLME
- a CDS encoding ribonuclease domain-containing protein; the protein is MSTQRRLGLSWTKRLAVAVAATASALTVTVIASPAANATVYSSCNVSGCAAAASANSTWQSMNYPSSRGWYDWPNGECNYAGGTYYNDDGQLPAGDSFQEFDVNPRACGAHRDAVRIVVDMDTGEVWYSPDHYSDFYQL
- a CDS encoding CHAD domain-containing protein, translating into MSLLTSLRAQAGALATLEPDVRDDRHDAVHKMRVAARTLRANLRTFQDVLPGEKKRLALVEELGWLGDALGPAREAEVLAERVLDLLERTPPEYVQGPVRERVEAVFALERESALGLVTEALDSPRYRRLLRNLEAYFASAKPGKDPDLSHLHRRVRKRMRAALPMPHGAERDTAMHDARKAARRARYAADAMGLPGAKPIKALQDVLGEEHDRVVAASALTDLAAGAHQAGENAFTYGVLIGLVRCDSRDFDKRVRKAWKAAKPSLK
- a CDS encoding PQQ-binding-like beta-propeller repeat protein, whose product is MGKQVQGKASQSSQSSQASQGDLAGPGESTTRDRRRSAGAALLLAAGLAIGFAVAMNILGWHAAVSGPHIGACHARGPKSGCALSPGFPSIFFLAIGPFFVIGALLSAAVKWWPTSLRKRLPFAILAAGAVIGMLPGVFVYHWQRTGEASLSIGGLHVPHVRWAAAPDRPSTVSAVGAWADGQTVVRVRTDAVIAYAAGDGHVEWTFPIPGQDTVCAVSRTVSEHIGLVAYRADGQPCTEVAGIDLQTGRQLWTVDREASAFSDLLTTYSDDIAVAGDAAFLREDHGIRAVSLRDGTPRWRSTATDSCAEDAVAADASLVLTIEGCGSGGETVALDAGTGAVRWEAKLSVPGTLNAREVLSVDPAVVHVSDQASRPVDLVVSYDAQGRQRTAIPTAQPDEDIVVVEPTAAQLQNAPAPRAVVTDGLLITPVTLAGGNDQMAAFSLADGQRVWQNAADSEDGQWTSSNPVATDLQPDGLYVATPGWDRPRIVRLDPGTGRVTMAYVISGDNRFGWGGGGLFVVDGDYVQVAVDGTGDDHRPIAMWR